GCAAGAGGAGTTGATAGCGGATATGCCAAACCGGAGGAATTGTTAAAATGCGCCAAAGATTTCGGATACAGATTGACAGATAGTTTTGTCGGTTATCCTCATCAAGCTGAAGCGGCGATTGATCAAAGAGGAAAAGGAGGGCATCTTAGAGTGGCTTTTGCCGGACCGTATGCAGCTGAATATGATTATGATCAAGATTCCAATACTTACAAAAGAACTTGGGGAAATGTGGCTGATACCGATAGAAATAATGGACAAAGAATTGCTCCTAAAAATGTCGTGGTTATGATGGCTCAGTCCGGACAGATTGTTGAGGGGGAACAATACAATAATGTTCAAATCGGAGATCCCTGGTATGACAGCACGGACACCGGAGAAGCTATTTATTATATGAATGGACAGGAGATCAAAGGAAATTGGAAGAAAGACAAATCAAAAGCCGAAAGCAAATTATTTTTCTATGATGAGTCAGGACAGGAAGTGAAATTTGTTCCGGGACAAATTTGGGTTGAGATATTGGAACCGGGACAGGCTTTGAAATGGGAACCGATATTATAAGTTAAAAGCTTTGGTATGATCATTTTTCTTTACGGTGAGGACGGATTTCGCTCACGGGAAAAACTAAAAGAAATCGAGAAAAAGTTTTTGGAAAAAAACAGCTCAGGCTCCGGCTTGAGCTCTTCTGACTTCGAAGAAGACAATAGCGCCGGTCTTTCCGAAATAAAAAAAGCCTTCGGCTCAAAGGGATTATTTTTTGAAAAGCAGCTGGTGATAATAAAAAATTTATTAGCAGCATCTCCAAAGGATTTTATTTTAAAAACAATTGATTTTCTGAAGTCCCTTAAAAATATTTCCGAAGACAAAGATTTGGTGGCAATTTTTTGGGAGAAAGGCAAGGTGAATGAAAAAAACGAATTGTTTAAATTTTTGATAAAAAATTCAAAAAGCCAAAAATTTGAATTGCTGTCATGCGCGAAACTGATCAATTGGATAAACCAGGAGCTGAAAAAAGAGAATGATAATGTGCAAATTTCTTCCCAAGCCGTTCGAAAACTGATAACTTGTTCCGGCGGAGACCTGGCGGTTATCCAAAATGAAATTAAAAAACTAGCTAATTATAAAAACGAAGGAGATATCAATGAAAACGATGTTGAGCTTTTAGTTGAGGAAAAAGTTAGTTCCAATATTTTTGAAACTATTGAAGCGCTTTCCAGTGGAAACAAAAAACTAGCTTTAAGATTATTCCATCGGCAAATTCAAAAAGGAGAAGATCCTGTTTATATCCTGATGATGTATGTTTACCAATTCCGCAATTTTCTGAAAGTTTCCGAGTATGCCGAAAGAGGAGAAAGGAATAATTATGAAATCGCCAAAAAGACCAAGCTGCATCCGTTCGTAGTTCAGAAAATTTTGGGAAATATTTCAAAATTTCCGCTGGAAAAGTTAAAAGCGA
This window of the Parcubacteria group bacterium genome carries:
- a CDS encoding DUF3048 domain-containing protein, whose product is MSKKQIVVVAILTVIVAGGVWYFAFGKKTVKNNKQINVSKTESTAPANSGNVSPISGIACENWNRRPLAVMQPADVPARPAAGLSEADMIFEMPVITASITRLMGVYVCNTPAEVGSMRSSRHDYIALAKGLDAIYAHWGGSHYAIDLLNQNVIDDLNCNNDGGKSAGQCCFRKEGMARGVDSGYAKPEELLKCAKDFGYRLTDSFVGYPHQAEAAIDQRGKGGHLRVAFAGPYAAEYDYDQDSNTYKRTWGNVADTDRNNGQRIAPKNVVVMMAQSGQIVEGEQYNNVQIGDPWYDSTDTGEAIYYMNGQEIKGNWKKDKSKAESKLFFYDESGQEVKFVPGQIWVEILEPGQALKWEPIL
- the holA gene encoding DNA polymerase III subunit delta: MIIFLYGEDGFRSREKLKEIEKKFLEKNSSGSGLSSSDFEEDNSAGLSEIKKAFGSKGLFFEKQLVIIKNLLAASPKDFILKTIDFLKSLKNISEDKDLVAIFWEKGKVNEKNELFKFLIKNSKSQKFELLSCAKLINWINQELKKENDNVQISSQAVRKLITCSGGDLAVIQNEIKKLANYKNEGDINENDVELLVEEKVSSNIFETIEALSSGNKKLALRLFHRQIQKGEDPVYILMMYVYQFRNFLKVSEYAERGERNNYEIAKKTKLHPFVVQKILGNISKFPLEKLKAIYKKLQIIDEKIKTGKGEIKTELDRFIVEI